The Leptolyngbya sp. FACHB-261 genomic sequence CTAACTCCATCTTCGTAGGAGTTCAGCAGTCGAAACTCATATCCCTCCTCGCCTAGTTGGGTTACGGAGGTAATGTCGAGGTACTCCTGCCATCCTGGTGAGCCCGATTTCTTGCCGTATCTGGTGATGAATCGCCACTCTTGGCTCTGTTGTTGCGCGTAGGCAAGATTGCGCTCATACTCGCCCACCTTTTTCTGCGCTATGGCATGGTGAGCACTGGCTTGCGGCACAGCCCGCATTAATCTAACTGCCTCCTGCCACTGACGCGCAACTGCGTGCCACTCTCCTTTAGAAGTTGCAGATTGAGTTTCCTGAGCAGCCTGCATGGCTTGACTCACCGCTTTGGGAAAGGGATCAATCTGCGATGGGACGGAGTGAGATGAGACTGACGCTGGAGTCGAAGTAGAGCAGCTTGTAATCAGGGTTAGAGAGGCAAGTGCTCCAACCAAGTAGCGGCTCATTAGACTAGGTATTTTTTCTGCATCTTTGCACATAGGGCTTGGGCAAAGTCAGAGGGGGCATTTCTAGAGTTCCCATCACAACATTGCCAGCAACGCACTTAAAGTTTCTTTAGATTTTTTCCTTTTATTCACTTACAAAAGAAAACGAGTCCACTATCTTTTGAAAGGCTCCCTGGTAGATAGCATCATTGTCACCATAGTTAGTTTTTGCAAGAGCAATAACGATGATGTTAGAACCAGCGAGGTTAGAAAAAACAACCTGCTCATCCTCGTATAGGCCAGTAGACTGAAAGGAAATTGCAGGTTGCCCTGCAACTGTCGTGCCCTTGAACTCGCGGGGACTCGCGAACTGATTACTTTGCTCGACCCAGCTCTGTAATGGCAATTGCTGAGCATTGCTGTGTACAGTTATGTTTACATTGGCTGGATATTCTGTTCCTCCCTCGTATGCCCCAGAGCGAATTTTTTGAGCGTGCTTATGGGTCCAGATTTCAACTGCGGATAGCAAGGAGGTTTTGGAATTAGGAGGCACATCTGTGGTGTCGTCCACCACTACATCTTGGCTAGGGTAGCTGAACTGGAAGCCAAAACGAGGGCTCCGGTACTCGGCTTGCCCCTGGATAGTAGGTTCTGGGGTAGACAAGACAGATGGAGAGGGGGATGCCTCTACAGCTAGGCTAGAGTTTGTTGGAGAAGAACTCGCTAGGGGTGGTGATTCAGCCTGACAAGCGACGCCTGTCACTGCGATCAAACCTAGTGCTACTGAGTAGTTAGCCCAGCTCCTCAAATACTTGCAGCGAGTGATAATAGCTCTTCTCCTCAACTTGGCTAGATGACTGCAGTCTCAACCGAATTCAACCCTTGAATGCTTAGAATTAAGCACCGACCTAGATCGGGAAGTAATCTAGGTTAAGGCAGTTCGAAGCGAGCCTACCGCTCAAACTACTAGGATAGACGAGCACTCGTTGGTGTTGTTCCCGAGTTATGACCATCTAGGGGCTCAGTCATTAGCAAGCCGTGAGTATCTTCTAAGTAAACACATTGACTGCAACGGATTGCAAACAGATGCTTCAATCAACAGTTGGCTTTCAACTGGGCGAAAAAGAGTACAGGAGGTGGAGTTGAGTTTTTTCTTGCCGCCGTCATTACCACGGTGAGAGCAGTGACCTTCTAACTCAATGCAAACACAGAGCCTTTTGCCTAGCTACTAAGCTGAGTTCAGCAATAACAACGAATGTCTTCATCACACTTGTCTGCAAGATAGCAGAGTGCTCGGAAGCGTAAGCTCACGACTTCTTCGTAAAGTGGATTCAACTTGCAGAGCGGAGGGATGTGACCAACCTTGCGGTTGAGCAGATAAAGCTCCCGCTCGAAGGGGCACTGCGTAGGAATGGCTCGACAGAGTAAATGGGCCATTGAAGCATTTTGGATTTCCAAACCGTTTAACCATTGACGGGCTGGCTGTAGCCAATCAAATCGTCTAGTTCTAGTCTCTGCGTGAGCGTTCTTGATCTGCTGTTTGTCCCCTGTTAACTCCAACATTTCAATCTCCAAACAACCTCTATGCAGTAGTCTATCTATAAACCACCGCAATGTCAGTAAGCCTCAAATATAAGTTGTTTTTATGATATATAATTTCTGCTTAACTCTCACGCGTTCACGAGGGTATGCATCCCTAGCCGCTCGTGGTGCTTGTTTCCTGCTTCCGTTAGAAAATGACCTTCAAGTGGAGAACAACAAAAACAGAGATTCTGTGACTGTGAAACCCAA encodes the following:
- a CDS encoding Mo-dependent nitrogenase C-terminal domain-containing protein; the protein is MLELTGDKQQIKNAHAETRTRRFDWLQPARQWLNGLEIQNASMAHLLCRAIPTQCPFERELYLLNRKVGHIPPLCKLNPLYEEVVSLRFRALCYLADKCDEDIRCYC